TCAAGGTGTTGATCGTTCAGACCCTGCAGAGCAAGGTGCTGGTGATCAGGGTTTAATGTTTGGTTATGCCAGCAATGAAACTGATGTATTAATGCCTGCACCGATTACTTACGCGCACAAATTAGTTAAGCGTCAGTCTGAAGTACGCAAAGACGGCACACTACCTTGGTTACGCCCAGATGCTAAAAGCCAGGTAACGTTTGCTTATGATGATGGCAAAATCATCGGTATTGATGCGATTGTATTATCTACTCAACATCGTGAAGACGTGAGTCAAGCTGATTTAATTGAAGCGGTAATGGAAACTATCATCAAGCCGGTATTACCTGCTCAATGGTTAAACAAAGACACTAAATACTTTATCAACCCTACTGGTCGCTTTGTGATTGGTGGCCCTGTTGGTGATTGTGGTTTAACAGGTCGTAAAATTATTGTAGATACCTACGGCGGTATGGCTCGTCACGGTGGTGGTGCTTTCTCTGGTAAAGACCCATCAAAAGTAGACCGTAGCGCGGCTTATGCTGCACGTTATGTAGCTAAAAATATCGTTGCAGCTGGTCTAGCTGACCGTTGTGAGCTACAAGTGTCATATGCTATTGGTGTTGCAGAGCCAACGTCTATTAGTATTGAAACATTCGGTACCGGTAAAGTATCAGAAGAAGTATTGATTAAATTAATACGTCAACACTTCGAATTACGTCCATACGGCTTAACAGCAATGCTAGATTTGGCACGCCCAATCTATCAGCAAACTGCTGCTTATGGCCACTTTGGCCGAGATATCTTCCCTTGGGAAGCGACTGATAAAGCTGAAGCACTTCGTGCAGATGCAGGTTTATAATCAGCCAGCATAATTATCGTCTTAAGCTAGTGTCTGTATTAAGCTAACACGATAAAAAATAAAACCGCCAACTGGCGGTTTTATTTTATCTATCATTGGCAATACAATGATTTGATCTAAACATTTAATCTCAACATTTAATCTCAACAATGGCTCAGATTATGTATCAACCCACTTGGCTAAACACAAAGATAACAGCAAACCACCAGCCATCAACGGCAACTAACCCCTGTGCGATAAACAGCCCTGTTACTAACATTCCAGCCATTAACTTGCCAGCCATTAAACAGTGGTCTGCAATCAAGTTATTCTATCGTCAACATATGCCGTATGCTCGATTAGCTCAGAAAGAGTCTGTGGCTGTCATTCATCATCTAAGCCCACCAGCTACTGATGAAGTTGATATAAGCCAGCAAAAAATAATCGCTGCGGTAAGAGTTAAACCTATTGGCCAATATCAATTAATCAATGGATTATTGGTTCACCCTGACTACCGTGGACAACAGCTTTCAACTCAGTTATTGAAATTTATCGCGCCCAAATTAACCGCTAAAAATTGCTTCTTGTTTGCTCATCCGTGGTTAATTGGCTTATATCAACAGCAGCACTTTATCGTTATAGATCAAAATGTCGTGATAGGTCAAAATGATTTATCAGCGATACCAGCAGACATCACTCAGTTGTATCGTCGCTATCACAGTGAACAACGACCACTAGTGTTGATGCAGCTCAATGATCCCGATAAATAATCTAGATTAATAATCTAACTCAATAAGATCAATGAGCCAAACTCAGACAAAATCTAGATCGTATTAAAGCCTCTCAAGGCTATTGCACACCAATAAATTTAGCCCAAATAGACTTAAGCGTAATCAAACTAAGTCAGCATAAGTACAAGGTGATCGAACTCGTTAACAATGATCGAAATGTGAACTTTCAATACACATAAACGACACTTGTTGCATTGTCATTACGGGCACTACTTTGACACTGATAGACGCTAAGTTAATCCGCTCGACATCGGTAAATAGCGTAATCGCTGCTTGATAATTATTGGTTACGCCACAAAATAGCCACATGTCTTGCCAGCGCACAAAATACCCCGATTGCTGCAATTGCGGATCATCTGGATTTTGTAAATCGGCTTCAACACACTCATACAACTCTGTCGCATCAGTCAACACCGCGGCTATTAGCTTCATATTGTCAAATGCAGATAATCTTAAATCCAAATAGGGTGAAAAGAGTGCTTCAAAGTTAGTACTCATAATATTCCTCATAAATAACCACTTTATCAACACCCCTTAGTATAACGATCACGTAATATTAGCTGTGGCCAGTAAACAATAATCACGTTGTTCAAAACGAAATTGATCAATCTCTGTCATTGCGGCTTTTTGTTGATGTGCTGCCAACGAACGCGCATTGTCAGCGGCAACATACGTCACCATAAATGGAAAGGTATCTGCCACTTGTTTTTTTAATTCGGTAACCAGCGCCGAAAAAACTCCCTGGCCGCGTTTTGATTCTTGTATCCAAACGGGTCCATATTGGCACGTGTTAGTCGTCGATAAAGCTTGTCCATTTAAATCGGCAAACTTAAGTTTTTGAATAATATGTCGGTACAATGGTTGCGAGGAAAAAAATGACCATTTTGCCGCCATCACATATCCAATGATCACCCCTTGCTCTTCAGCTACGATAAACCAATGTTGATTTATCAACTGGCTCACCTCTGCTTTGGTAAATGAATGAGCATGAAGTTGGCTATTTGAACCTACCAACTCATCATCAACATGGGCTCGTTCTAACTGCACAATAGCAGCAACATCGGTTAATAACGCCTTACGGATAATAAATGACAATGATTATTCCTTTGACCCTGAATTGGGAGATTGTTTCTTAGCCCATTCTATCACTAGCGCAACGGGCAGCGGAGACATAATTAGTGTTCCCACGCCAATGAGTGAAGCAATGACCAACATCCCACTGACTTGTTGACCGATATCACTTTGCCAATATAAGCCGACACCCACCAACAACATGATTAAACCGACGAAATGTAACACTTTAACTAATTTGATCATTTGCGACTCTTTAATACGTTAAATAATGTTCATTAATCCAAAACATTACAATTATTTACGCTCTTATTCACACTCAAGTAGTAGAATAACGGCAATTTTTTGGTATATGGAAATCTCTCAACATGATAAAGCATATTCTCGGCGCCACTGTTATATTTTTAGGCCTTAGTGCTTGTCAAAGCCACACTCAAATTGTCTCAAATGAACAATTAATTGGTACTTGGCATGTAGAAGTCGTCCTCGACACTCCTACCATTAATAATAGCCCAGCAAATTTAGTTTTTGCTCCAAACGGTGAACTGACAGGTAATAATAGCTGTAATCAATTTTTTGGTCGTTACGCCCAACAAGGTCACTTGCTTCAACTTGCACCATCAGGTTCGACTATGAAAGCCTGTATCGATAGTTTAATCACCCAAGAAGCTGAACTGATGCAAGCGATTTCATTGGTAGAACAAGTTGATTTCTCTAAAGGAAAACTCAATCTATTGTCTATAAATGGTGATACGCTATTGGTACTGACAAAACAATCGTTACCCTTATCCTAAAGCCTATGGTTTAAATGAGTCGCCGGATTAGTTATTAGTGTCAGTTTAAAGTTCCATTAAAAAATGAATTTTTATTCAATAAATCTGATTCTTTCTTGACTTAATAAGTCAATCTATTCAAAATGTGCTAGATTTTTGAATAACAACTATAAGATGAATTATCACTATGCCAGCGACAAGAAATCAGGATGAGCTCGTACGCACTTTTAAAGCGATTCTCAAAGAAGAACGTTTTGGAAGCCAAAGCGAGATTGTTAATGCGCTTCAAGCCGAAGGATTCGGTAATATTAATCAATCTAAAGTATCACGTATGCTCAGCAAATTTGGTGCTGTACGCACTCGCAACGCTAAGCAAGAGATGGTGTATTGCCTCCCTGCCGAGCTAGGCGTACCTACTGCGGGTAGCCCAGTTAAAAATTTGGTATTGGATGTCGATCATAACCAAGCCATGATCGTGGTAAGAACTAGCCCTGGTGCTGCGCAATTAATCGCCCGTTTGCTCGACTCAATAGGCAAACCAGAAGGGATATTAGGTACTATTGCCGGTGATGATACTATTTTCATCTGTCCAGCAAGTATTAAAACCATTGATGAGACATTAGAAACGGTTAGATCTTTATTCAACTATAGTGAATAAAAAACCATTTCAATAAAAAAGCAATGCCATGGCATTGCTTTTTTATTACCTAAAACTGGCGTTTACGCATCATCAAATTGAGTTAAAAAATCCAATGATGGCACAAAGAAAGACGATCCAGTCAGCGCTTTAGTAAACAACATCAAATGATCATGATTCCCGTGACCATCACCGTGCACCATACTGCGGAGCATTTGTTCGAAGTGATCCGGTGTACGACATACTGAAATAAACATCAATCCTTGTTCTCTAATCGAACCATATGGCATGCTTTGACGTAAAATTTCTAATGCGTTACCGTGTGGATCTTTTAAGTTAACTCGTTTTGTGTGGCTGGTTAATGGCTTATCTTCTGATTCATACTCAATATCATCAACTTTGGTACGACCAAAAATATCTTCTTGTTTTTTAAGCGGTAAACGATGCCACTTACTTAAGTTATGCATGTATTTTTGGACATGAACATAACTACCAGAGACAAATTCTTGATCTTCATCACCGACAAGTGCAACTTGTTGACGATGGCGTCCTTTAGGGTTTTCAGTACCATCAACAAAACCAGTTAAGTCACGACTGTCCATAAAGCGAAAGCCACGTTCCTCATCGACTAACTCGACCAAATCTTCAAACATTTGGTTAATTTCATTGGCGACAAGATGCAAAATATCATAGCGATCACAACGGATATGAATAAACAGATCATATTCCATTGCAGGTGCATCACGGTTACCTTCACTCATGGCCGGAAAAGGTTTTAATAATGCAGGGCGAGATTCTGGATAAAAGGTATCCCAAAAATTAGCCCCAATACCCACAAAGCCATTAAAAGCACTGTCGGCATATTGATCCGTGAGTTCATAAATATACTGCGCTACATTAGCAATAGATGGGCGTAACTGATCTTCAACACCATCGTTGGCATTAAACATCAAGTACACACTGTGTAAATTCCCTTCTGCGCAAATTCCTAACTGTTCACGAGGCATAACTTGGTTACCCATATTAACTTCATCCATCTTAATACTAAATGTCGGCCTAAACGGTGATAATTTAACGTTTTGATGTTATTCGACGGCGATTAACATCTCTTACCAGTTAAGCTAATCATTAGATTAACTTAATCAAATTTAAATTACTTGAAGTGTACTCACATTTAGCCCGTTTGTAATACATATTGTATTCATATTCGTGCAGATAACAGCTTGATCATTCATTACAATTGTTAACGAACTCACTAGAGTTAAGGGCCAAAAAGTAAGCCCTAAATCAGATATTTAGCCTATGTCATCGTAAAATTAGCCATTATTTTGCAAGCATGAGGTAAGTATCTTATTGCTGGGGTGTTTAAAGCAGCGTTATTACAAGTTAATAACGTACTGTTAGCAACACTTTTAGCAAACAAAGGGGAATTTGATAACCACTTTCCCCGAACTAAGGTTCACTACAGGCTGGACAATTAAAATTACAGCATTGATAGTTAATTAAAAATCACCAGTGGATGCGCTGTAATATTTATGTCCACTCGTTGACCGGGCATTATCGTCGTTGATTGGCTACTGACGTCCAAAATATCATCGCCAATTTGGACCTGATAATGACATACCGTACCAAGGAAATGCCTTTCGACAATGCATCCTCGGCCATTGATACAAGGATGTAACTCAATTTGCTGTGGTCTCAATAATAATTGCCCTTGGCTGCCAACAGGTAAAGACAATGCTTCTGTGCTGCTAAGATCGCCCAAAGAATAGTGCACTTGATGGCTGGAGGTGACCGTAACAGGTAAATAATTACCTGCGCCTAAAAAGTCGGCAACGTAGCGATCAGTTGGTGCACTGTATAAGGTTTCGGCTTTACCATGCTGAATAATGGCGCCATCCTTAAATAAAGCCAGTTTATCTGCAAACACAAATGCTTCATCTTTACTGTGAGTCACAAACACGGCACTGACATTACGTTGTTTCAATATGGCGCGAATTTCTAACATCATATCGTTACGAACTTGCGCATCGATATTGGAAAAAGGTTCATCTAGCAATAATAATTCTGGTTGATATGCCAATGCACGTGCAATCGACACTCGTTGCTGTTGACCGCCTGATAATTCATGCGGGTAACGCGATGCCAACCCGGTTAATTTAACCAACTCGAGCATTTCTTCTAATCGAGCTAACCGCGCAGTACGATTGAGTTCGTTAACCCCAAATAAGATATTGTCTGCCACGGTTAAGTGCGGAAATAAGGCATAGTCTTGAAAAATCATTCCCACACCACGTTGCTCGCTCGCAACAAACACACCATCACCACTCAGCGTTTGCCCATTGATGCTGATGCAACCTTGGCTAATGGCTTGTAAGCCCGCAATCGCGCGCAGCAGTGTTGTCTTGCCGCAGCCACTGGGGCCTAATAATGCGACAATTTCACCTTGCGCCAAGGTAAGATCTAAATGGCGCAACACCACTTGACCGTGATAATCGCTGCAAACATTTTCAATGGTTAAGGTTGACATAATTAGCCTTGTTGCTCCAAAGAGCGATTAAGATAAATCAAGGGTACAAGCCCAACTAACACAATCACAATAGCGGCCAATGCGCCATGTTCTAGTTTTTCATCTGAGACAAATTGGAAAACATAAGTCGCCAAGTTTTCAAATCCTATAGGACGCAATAATAACGCTGCGGGTAATTCTTTCATGCTTTCAATAAACACTAACAAAGCACCGGCAAAAATCCCTTTGCGTAATAAAGGCAAATGTACTCGCCATAGTAGCTGAGTAGGCGTTCGTCCTAAGGTAATACACGCCATGTCTAAAGAAGGGGAAATACGTTTATAACTGTTTTCTAAACTGCCGATGGATATAGCAATAAAACGAACACAAAAAGCAAAAATCAGTGCAAACACGCTGCCAGTCAGCAATAAACCTGGGCCTTGGGCGCCAAACCAATCGTAAATATCGTTAATCGCAAAGTCGATAAGCGTCAGAGGTACTAATACACCAATCGCCAACACCGTTCCCGGTAAAGCATAACCAGTACTGCTCAATCTTGCGGGAAGCTGATCACTTTGTCGCGGACTCACACGGCGTACAAACATTAATATCAATGATAGGACTACGCACACACCACTGACAATAGCGGCAATATATAAACTGTTTAGGCTATACTGCCAAAATCGAACATCCCAACTTTCATTGAAATAATCGATAGCATATCCACACAACACAATGAAAGGTAATAAAAAGGCTGTAAATAACAAAACAGCGCAATAGCCTAATGCGACCCAAGCCATTTTTGGTGACAACACATATCTGTCAGCTTCATTAAGAGAAGATTGTTTTTGAAATAATTGTTGTTTCCGACGGGCAAAACGCTCAACCCCAATCATAGAAAATACCACTAACAGCATAATGGCTGACAGCTTTGCTGCCGCGGTTAAACTGCCATAGCCGAGCCACGTGTCGTAAACTGCTGTGGTTAATGTCGGTACAGCAAAATAACTCACGGTGGCAAAGTCTGCTGCGGTTTCCATTGCCACAAGTGCAACGCCGACAGCCAAAGCGGGTCTTGCCATTGGCAGCGCAAGACGCCAAAAACTGCGCCACGGACTACATCCCATAACACGCGATGCGTATAACAAACTGGAAGACTGCTCCATAAACGCAGTACGCGCTAATAAATAAATATAAGGAAACAATACTAACGATAATATTATCGCTGCTCCGCCAAGACTGCGTATCGCGGGAAAGTAATAGTCGTGGGGAGATTGCCAGTCAAACCAAGCCCTCAATACACGTTGCACCGGACCTGCATAATCAAGCATGTCGGTATAAACATAAGCCACAATGTAGGCTGGCATCGCTAACGGGAGAAGGAGTAGCCATTGAAAGTAACGGCGAAAGGGAAAGTCACAACGGGCAATTAACCAAGCAGCAGGAATCGCTAAAAGTAGGCTTCCGAGTCCAACCAACAACATGAGCAATAAACTATTGACTATGTATGTCGGTAGCACTGTATTGAATAAATGGCTAAATACAGCTTGATCAGGAAGAGTGGACTGCACAATTAAGGCAATCAGTGGCAAGATTAATATTGCCGTAATAAAATAACCAGCAAGCGACCAGCTTCTGGTTAAACCTAAAATCATAAATAATACCGAGTTAACTTAGCGCACCATCAATAAATCTATCAATCTATCAATCTATCAATCATATCGATAATGCGCTGATAATGTTTAAACAAGCTTCAATTAAAGATCAAATTTCACTTCATCAAGCAGTTTTACAGCGTCTTGATGATATTCAGCCAACTTATAGATAGGCAAACTATCGGCTTTAAAATCACCCCATGACGCCACTAATTCAGACGGTTCGACATCAGCCTTTACCGGATATTCCATATTAACTTCAGCATACATTTTCTGTGCAACGTTTGAAGTAAGAAATTCCATTAGCTTAATCGCATTATCTTTATGCGGTGAATGTTTGGCTAATGCCATACCTGATACGTTTACATGAGCACCACGGTTCTGTTGATTAGGAAAGTTAATTTCAACCGCTTCAGCCCAGCTTTTCTGATTTTTATCCATCAGCATGTTGCCGTAGTAGTAGCTGTTACCGATAGCAATGTCACACATGCCTTCTTTAACTGCTAATACTTGATCACGATCATTGCCTTGAGGCTTACGAGCTAAATTAGCTTTTACCCCTTCTAACCAGGTTTTCGTTTTCGCTTCACCGTCATGGGCAATCATCGACGCCACTAATGCGACGTTATAAGGGTGTTTACCGCTGCGGGTACAAATTTTACCTTTGTATTCTGCTGAAGCTAAGTCTTCGTAATCGATGTCAATTTTACCGCTACGCTCTTTTGAAGAATACAGATTACGAACACGCATCGTCAGCGCATACCAATTGTTCTGTTGTGACCGATATTGAGGGGGAATATTGCTATTAATCACCGCACTGTCGACGGGAGAAACAAGATCTTTTTCCACTAATTCCATTAAGCGAGAGAAGTCAGATGTTAACACCACGTCAGCGGGAGATAGGCGACCTTCACGCACCATACGTTCTGCAATGCCATCTTTAGCAAAAACAACCTTTACGTCGACACCACTTTGCTCGGTAAACTTTTCTAGAATAGGTTCAATCAGGAAAGCTTGGCGATAAGAATAAACCGTTAATGCATCTGCAGCACTCACAGAAGAAGCAACACAAGCCAAGCCTAATAATGCGACACTTTTTAGCAATTTCATTAATCAACGCTCCTTAACTGAATCAATATTCCGCCGCCACCGGCGCAATTGATAATGGTTATCAATTGCAACAGGGTAAGTGATCATATCAAAAGGAGCAAGTGCTGTTTCACATTCAGCGGTTAAAACGCCAAGGCTAAAACATCAAATTGTTATGCTGTAAGCCGGTAATCTCCCCATTTTTAGCTGAGATCAAAAGTAGAGACTTAGGCCACTAGTGCCAGTTTTTGCTTTGGTGGGACACCACCAATTGCTGTATTGGGTCTTTCATTGTTATAAAACCATAGCCATTGTGTCGCATGTTCCTGTACCTCGGCAATACTATTCCAAAGATATTGGCTCAGCCATTCGTATCGCACAGTCCGATTATAGCGTTCTACATAGGCATTCTGCTGTGGATTGCCAGGCTGAATAAATTTCAGTTCTACATTGTGTTTTTCAGCCCAGGCAGCCAGTACCGCACTTATATACTCTGGACCATTATCACTGCGTATCTGTTTTGGTTTTCCACGCCATTCGATGATTTGATCCAATGTTCTCACCACACGCTCCGCAGGTAAGGAGAAGTCGACTTCTATCGCCAAGCCTTCACGGTTGTAATCATCAATCACGTTCAATAACCTAATGCTGCGACCATCTTCCAGTTGGTCGTGCATAAAGTCCATGGACCAACATTCATTGATTGCCTCTGGCACCGCCAATGTGTCCGGTTTATCACGCTTCAAGCGTTTCCTCGGCTTAATTCGTAGATTTAGCTCCAATTCTCGGTAAATCCTATACACCCGCTTATGGTTCCATCGGTAGCGTTTCACGTTACGTAAAAAGTAATAACATAGCCCAAACCCCCAACACCGATGAGTTGATGTCAGTTGCTGTAACCAGTCGGCTATTGCAGCGTTTTCATCACTGAGTTTTGCCTGATAGCGATAACAGCTCTCACTGAGTCCAAACAAGGCACACGCAAATGCGATCGAAATGGCTTTATCTTGCACCGCCTTTTGCGCCAGCTCCCGCCGCCGCGACGGCTTTACCACTTTTTTTCGATGGCCTCTTTGAGTATTTCAGCTTTGAGTCGCTCTTCGGCATACATTTTTTTGAGTCGTGAATTCTCAGCCTCTAACTCCTTCAATCGCGCCATCATAGAAGCGTCCATGCCACCGAATTTGGCGCGCCATTTGTAGAAGGTCGCAGAGCTCATGCCATGCTCACGGCAAAGCCCCGGAACTGGGGTGCCAGCTTCAGCTTGTTTAAGGATTGCTAGGATTTGGCTGTCGCTAAATTTTGATGTTTTCATGCAGAATCTCCCTGCGTATATATTACGAGAAAATTCTACTTTTGAAATCTACTATTTTTAGGGGGGATTACCAGCCAATATGGCAAGCTTAAGCCACTATCATGGAATTATGATTGACCAAAACATTACCAGTATTTTTCGACCGTAATTTGTCCAGGCGCTCGTCGAAGATTTTTTACTAAGCCTTTTTCAACTAAAGCGGTTTGCGCATCATTTATCATTCCTGGGTTACCACAAATCATCACTTGAGAATGTTCCGCATTAATCCCTAAGCCTGCTTTCTGTTCAATTAATCCGCTGCTAATGCCATCAGGAATACGACATGATAAGCCTTCGGGATAATCTTCACGGGTCACAATGGGAATAAACACAAACTGCTGAGGATATTGACTAATAAACTGTTTAATCGTTTCTAAATAAGCTAAATCTTCACCAAGTCTTACACCATAAACTAGCACGACTTTTTCAAAGCGTTGCCAAGGCTCATCGGTTGCAAGCATAGAGATAAAAGGCCCCACTGCAGTGCCTGTTGATAACAGCCA
The nucleotide sequence above comes from Shewanella sp. Arc9-LZ. Encoded proteins:
- a CDS encoding Fe(3+) ABC transporter substrate-binding protein, with amino-acid sequence MKLLKSVALLGLACVASSVSAADALTVYSYRQAFLIEPILEKFTEQSGVDVKVVFAKDGIAERMVREGRLSPADVVLTSDFSRLMELVEKDLVSPVDSAVINSNIPPQYRSQQNNWYALTMRVRNLYSSKERSGKIDIDYEDLASAEYKGKICTRSGKHPYNVALVASMIAHDGEAKTKTWLEGVKANLARKPQGNDRDQVLAVKEGMCDIAIGNSYYYGNMLMDKNQKSWAEAVEINFPNQQNRGAHVNVSGMALAKHSPHKDNAIKLMEFLTSNVAQKMYAEVNMEYPVKADVEPSELVASWGDFKADSLPIYKLAEYHQDAVKLLDEVKFDL
- a CDS encoding IS3-like element ISShfr8 family transposase (programmed frameshift), with the translated sequence MKTSKFSDSQILAILKQAEAGTPVPGLCREHGMSSATFYKWRAKFGGMDASMMARLKELEAENSRLKKMYAEERLKAEILKEAIEKKLVKPSRRRELAQKAVQDKAISIAFACALFGLSESCYRYQAKLSDENAAIADWLQQLTSTHRCWGFGLCYYFLRNVKRYRWNHKRVYRIYRELELNLRIKPRKRLKRDKPDTLAVPEAINECWSMDFMHDQLEDGRSIRLLNVIDDYNREGLAIEVDFSLPAERVVRTLDQIIEWRGKPKQIRSDNGPEYISAVLAAWAEKHNVELKFIQPGNPQQNAYVERYNRTVRYEWLSQYLWNSIAEVQEHATQWLWFYNNERPNTAIGGVPPKQKLALVA
- a CDS encoding iron ABC transporter permease; the encoded protein is MILGLTRSWSLAGYFITAILILPLIALIVQSTLPDQAVFSHLFNTVLPTYIVNSLLLMLLVGLGSLLLAIPAAWLIARCDFPFRRYFQWLLLLPLAMPAYIVAYVYTDMLDYAGPVQRVLRAWFDWQSPHDYYFPAIRSLGGAAIILSLVLFPYIYLLARTAFMEQSSSLLYASRVMGCSPWRSFWRLALPMARPALAVGVALVAMETAADFATVSYFAVPTLTTAVYDTWLGYGSLTAAAKLSAIMLLVVFSMIGVERFARRKQQLFQKQSSLNEADRYVLSPKMAWVALGYCAVLLFTAFLLPFIVLCGYAIDYFNESWDVRFWQYSLNSLYIAAIVSGVCVVLSLILMFVRRVSPRQSDQLPARLSSTGYALPGTVLAIGVLVPLTLIDFAINDIYDWFGAQGPGLLLTGSVFALIFAFCVRFIAISIGSLENSYKRISPSLDMACITLGRTPTQLLWRVHLPLLRKGIFAGALLVFIESMKELPAALLLRPIGFENLATYVFQFVSDEKLEHGALAAIVIVLVGLVPLIYLNRSLEQQG
- a CDS encoding META domain-containing protein, with the protein product MIKHILGATVIFLGLSACQSHTQIVSNEQLIGTWHVEVVLDTPTINNSPANLVFAPNGELTGNNSCNQFFGRYAQQGHLLQLAPSGSTMKACIDSLITQEAELMQAISLVEQVDFSKGKLNLLSINGDTLLVLTKQSLPLS
- a CDS encoding ABC transporter ATP-binding protein; its protein translation is MMSTLTIENVCSDYHGQVVLRHLDLTLAQGEIVALLGPSGCGKTTLLRAIAGLQAISQGCISINGQTLSGDGVFVASEQRGVGMIFQDYALFPHLTVADNILFGVNELNRTARLARLEEMLELVKLTGLASRYPHELSGGQQQRVSIARALAYQPELLLLDEPFSNIDAQVRNDMMLEIRAILKQRNVSAVFVTHSKDEAFVFADKLALFKDGAIIQHGKAETLYSAPTDRYVADFLGAGNYLPVTVTSSHQVHYSLGDLSSTEALSLPVGSQGQLLLRPQQIELHPCINGRGCIVERHFLGTVCHYQVQIGDDILDVSSQSTTIMPGQRVDINITAHPLVIFN
- a CDS encoding GNAT family N-acetyltransferase produces the protein MYQPTWLNTKITANHQPSTATNPCAINSPVTNIPAINLPAIKQWSAIKLFYRQHMPYARLAQKESVAVIHHLSPPATDEVDISQQKIIAAVRVKPIGQYQLINGLLVHPDYRGQQLSTQLLKFIAPKLTAKNCFLFAHPWLIGLYQQQHFIVIDQNVVIGQNDLSAIPADITQLYRRYHSEQRPLVLMQLNDPDK
- a CDS encoding ferredoxin--NADP reductase; protein product: MWITGTVLKRIDWNDKLFSLRIKADVEPFIAGQFIKLSQMRDDKRVARAYSLVNPPGTDYVEVLAVAVEDGQLSPDLKALSPGDTIQITPKATGFMTLDEVPKGALQGKHLWLLSTGTAVGPFISMLATDEPWQRFEKVVLVYGVRLGEDLAYLETIKQFISQYPQQFVFIPIVTREDYPEGLSCRIPDGISSGLIEQKAGLGINAEHSQVMICGNPGMINDAQTALVEKGLVKNLRRAPGQITVEKYW
- the argR gene encoding transcriptional regulator ArgR; protein product: MPATRNQDELVRTFKAILKEERFGSQSEIVNALQAEGFGNINQSKVSRMLSKFGAVRTRNAKQEMVYCLPAELGVPTAGSPVKNLVLDVDHNQAMIVVRTSPGAAQLIARLLDSIGKPEGILGTIAGDDTIFICPASIKTIDETLETVRSLFNYSE
- the metK gene encoding methionine adenosyltransferase, which gives rise to MAKHLFTSESVSEGHPDKIADQISDAVLDAILEQDPKARVACETYVKTGMVLVGGEVTTSAWVDIEEITRKTVREIGYTNSDMGFDADSCAVLNAIGKQSPDINQGVDRSDPAEQGAGDQGLMFGYASNETDVLMPAPITYAHKLVKRQSEVRKDGTLPWLRPDAKSQVTFAYDDGKIIGIDAIVLSTQHREDVSQADLIEAVMETIIKPVLPAQWLNKDTKYFINPTGRFVIGGPVGDCGLTGRKIIVDTYGGMARHGGGAFSGKDPSKVDRSAAYAARYVAKNIVAAGLADRCELQVSYAIGVAEPTSISIETFGTGKVSEEVLIKLIRQHFELRPYGLTAMLDLARPIYQQTAAYGHFGRDIFPWEATDKAEALRADAGL
- a CDS encoding Dyp-type peroxidase, which encodes MGNQVMPREQLGICAEGNLHSVYLMFNANDGVEDQLRPSIANVAQYIYELTDQYADSAFNGFVGIGANFWDTFYPESRPALLKPFPAMSEGNRDAPAMEYDLFIHIRCDRYDILHLVANEINQMFEDLVELVDEERGFRFMDSRDLTGFVDGTENPKGRHRQQVALVGDEDQEFVSGSYVHVQKYMHNLSKWHRLPLKKQEDIFGRTKVDDIEYESEDKPLTSHTKRVNLKDPHGNALEILRQSMPYGSIREQGLMFISVCRTPDHFEQMLRSMVHGDGHGNHDHLMLFTKALTGSSFFVPSLDFLTQFDDA
- a CDS encoding GNAT family N-acetyltransferase; amino-acid sequence: MSFIIRKALLTDVAAIVQLERAHVDDELVGSNSQLHAHSFTKAEVSQLINQHWFIVAEEQGVIIGYVMAAKWSFFSSQPLYRHIIQKLKFADLNGQALSTTNTCQYGPVWIQESKRGQGVFSALVTELKKQVADTFPFMVTYVAADNARSLAAHQQKAAMTEIDQFRFEQRDYCLLATANIT